In Nevskiales bacterium, the DNA window TGGCCCGCCACCAGGCCGCAGCGCGGCGCGCCGCCACCCTCGACGCCGCGGCCCTGCTCGCCCTGCTGGAGGCCCTCGACGCCTTCCGCCGCACGCAACGCTTCGCCGCCTTCCTGCGCGCCGTGGCCGTGCTCGCCGCCAGTGATGCGGCCAGCGCCCGCCTGGAGCAGGCACGGCGCAAGGCGCTGGCGGTGGATGCGCGAGCCTGGCTGGCGCGCGGGCTGCGCGGCACCGAGCTGGGGGCGGCGCTGCATCAGGCACGGCTGCAGGCCATTGCCGGCGAGGATGACTGAGGGCGGGACGCCGCCCGGCGGCATCGGTCGGCGGCGAACCGGGCATCACAGCCGTCTGCGCTGGTCGAACAGCACGAAGGCGGACAGCGGACGCTCCAGGCCACGCGCCAGGGCGATGGCCTGGAAGCGCTCGCCCATCTCGCCGGGCAGCGTGAGGCGCTTGACCTGGCCGGTCAGCGCCAGGTAGCGGCGGGTATCGGCCGGGTCCACCTCGGCCAGCAGCCGCTCCAGGCCGCAGCCGAACAGGAAATACGCTTGGCTGGTGTAGCCGGCCAGCTCCAGCCCTGCCGCCAGCCCGGCCTCGGCCACGGCGCTGAAGTCGACGCTGGCGGTGATGTCCTGCAGGCCGGGCAGAACCAAGGGGTCGTCGTGGGCGTGGTGCCGGTAGTGGCAGAGCAGCGTGCCGCGGTCGCGCTCTGGGTGGTAATACTCGCGGCGCGGGTAGCCGTAGTCGATGAACAGCAAGACGCCGGCCTCCAGGGCTTGGGCCAGGGCGGTGAGCCAGGGGCCGAGTGCGGTGCACAGTTCCGATGCATAGCCGGGGGGCAGGCGCCAGCCTAGCGCCGCTTCGCTGGCCTGCAGCGCCGCCGTCAGCGCTGGATCTTCCGCCAGCTCGGTCCAGGTGAAGCCCGCTCCGTCCCAAGTCACGCCCAGCGGGCGCGGGCCGGCGGCGGTGAGCTGGAAGCGCTCCACCGGCAGGGCATCCAGCACCTCGTTGCCTACCATCACCCCGCGAAAGCCGGGTTCGGGCAGGCGCTCCAGCCAGGTCACCCGCGACAGCAGATGCGGCACCCGCGCCGCCAGGGTCTCGCGCTGGCGCTGGCGCAGTTCGCCGGAGAGTTCCAGGATGCGATAGCGCTCCGGTAGCGCCGCCAGGGCCTCCAGCTCCGCCAGCATGTCCGCCGCCATCACGCCGCTGCCGGCCCCCAGCTCCAGGATGTCGCCGCCAGTCTGCGTCAGCACCTCGGCGCACTGCCGCGCCAGACAGCGGGAGAACAGCGGCGACAGCTCGGGCGCGGTGAT includes these proteins:
- a CDS encoding SAM-dependent methyltransferase, yielding MTAKFLTPPAGLPAPEPAAAAHAVRLAELIRAEIEAGGGAISFRRYMELALYAPALGYYSAGARKFGPGGDFITAPELSPLFSRCLARQCAEVLTQTGGDILELGAGSGVMAADMLAELEALAALPERYRILELSGELRQRQRETLAARVPHLLSRVTWLERLPEPGFRGVMVGNEVLDALPVERFQLTAAGPRPLGVTWDGAGFTWTELAEDPALTAALQASEAALGWRLPPGYASELCTALGPWLTALAQALEAGVLLFIDYGYPRREYYHPERDRGTLLCHYRHHAHDDPLVLPGLQDITASVDFSAVAEAGLAAGLELAGYTSQAYFLFGCGLERLLAEVDPADTRRYLALTGQVKRLTLPGEMGERFQAIALARGLERPLSAFVLFDQRRRL